One part of the Bdellovibrio sp. KM01 genome encodes these proteins:
- a CDS encoding ABC transporter ATP-binding protein, which yields MLEVKNLSVHYGGIQALKGVSIQVQQGELVAMIGANGAGKTSLLRTISGLVQPAAGEVYIDGKLANKIPAHKRVAFGLAHCPEARRIFAQQSVHDNLLLGAFLRTKNEKKAEIEKTIDEVYGIFPRLKERNAQLAGTLSGGEQQMLAIGRALMLKPKILMLDEPSMGLAPVIIDEMFSVINKIKATGTTSILLVEQLAFRALQVADRGYVLEQGVVRVEGNAKELLKNPQVKAAYLGVTQER from the coding sequence ATGCTTGAGGTGAAGAATCTATCCGTTCACTATGGAGGCATCCAAGCTTTGAAGGGCGTCAGTATCCAAGTTCAACAAGGAGAGCTGGTTGCGATGATTGGAGCGAATGGTGCGGGGAAAACGTCCTTGCTTCGTACCATCTCGGGACTGGTGCAACCTGCTGCAGGGGAGGTCTATATTGACGGTAAACTCGCTAATAAAATTCCCGCTCACAAGCGTGTCGCCTTTGGTCTGGCTCATTGTCCTGAAGCACGCCGCATTTTTGCGCAGCAAAGTGTCCATGATAATTTGCTTTTGGGTGCGTTTCTAAGAACAAAGAATGAAAAGAAAGCGGAGATTGAGAAAACCATTGATGAAGTATATGGTATTTTTCCCCGTTTGAAAGAGCGCAATGCTCAGCTGGCGGGCACACTTTCGGGGGGAGAGCAGCAAATGCTTGCTATCGGCAGGGCGCTGATGTTGAAACCCAAAATCCTTATGTTGGATGAGCCTTCTATGGGACTTGCTCCGGTAATCATCGACGAAATGTTTTCAGTGATTAACAAAATTAAAGCGACAGGAACAACCAGTATTCTTTTGGTTGAGCAATTGGCTTTTCGTGCGTTGCAAGTTGCGGATCGCGGGTACGTTCTTGAACAAGGTGTGGTTCGTGTCGAAGGGAATGCGAAGGAATTACTAAAAAATCCTCAGGTTAAAGCCGCTTATCTCGGAGTGACACAGGAAAGATAG
- a CDS encoding ABC transporter substrate-binding protein — MRFPKLALMILAVVLASCTKKSEDTIKVGVYGPFTGGSAPMGVSMRNGVQVAIDEINAAGGVLGKKISMVDRDDEAKNERGGQIMLELLDKEKVVAVLGPINTGVADASTQYANTKKVPLIINVSAGAKVNELFKANPENFVFRIAANDDIQSRVIVNEALKLGFKKPALLCDDTNYGQNGREKMEAVLKEKGVKPVYIGKFKIKDSDMSAQLQEARAAKADVLLVYGIGPELAAVSNSMARLGWKVDMIGSWTLSMSNYITNAGKNGNGTKMPQTFIEASAKSDKQKKFISDYNIKFKESPIASAVSAAQGYDSMYLLKLAIEQAQSLEGSKIRTALEDLAVPYEGITGSYTKPFSSTDHEAVKEANVMLGMVKDGIVVDSTTQKK, encoded by the coding sequence ATGAGATTTCCAAAGCTTGCGTTGATGATTCTGGCAGTTGTATTAGCCAGCTGTACAAAAAAGTCGGAGGACACAATCAAGGTCGGTGTCTATGGTCCTTTCACTGGTGGGAGTGCTCCGATGGGTGTTTCCATGCGTAACGGGGTTCAGGTGGCCATTGATGAAATCAATGCGGCTGGCGGCGTTCTAGGCAAAAAGATATCAATGGTGGATCGTGACGACGAAGCCAAGAATGAACGTGGTGGACAAATCATGTTGGAACTGTTGGACAAAGAAAAGGTCGTGGCGGTATTGGGGCCCATTAACACTGGCGTTGCTGATGCCAGTACACAGTATGCAAATACGAAGAAAGTTCCGTTGATTATTAATGTTAGCGCCGGCGCAAAAGTGAATGAGCTCTTTAAAGCCAATCCTGAAAATTTTGTATTTAGAATTGCCGCAAATGATGACATCCAATCGCGGGTCATCGTGAACGAGGCTTTGAAACTTGGATTTAAAAAACCGGCACTTTTGTGTGATGATACCAACTATGGCCAGAATGGTCGCGAAAAGATGGAAGCGGTCCTAAAAGAGAAAGGCGTGAAACCAGTTTACATTGGGAAGTTCAAAATTAAAGACAGCGATATGAGTGCGCAACTGCAAGAGGCGCGGGCTGCGAAAGCCGACGTCCTTTTAGTTTATGGTATTGGTCCGGAGTTAGCTGCCGTTTCAAATTCGATGGCTCGTCTGGGATGGAAAGTGGACATGATCGGCAGTTGGACCCTTTCAATGTCGAACTACATTACCAACGCGGGTAAAAACGGAAACGGCACAAAGATGCCGCAAACATTTATCGAAGCTTCAGCAAAATCTGACAAGCAAAAGAAATTTATCTCGGATTACAACATCAAATTCAAAGAGTCTCCAATTGCCTCTGCTGTATCTGCAGCGCAAGGGTATGATTCTATGTACTTGCTGAAACTTGCAATTGAACAGGCACAGTCACTTGAAGGATCAAAAATCCGCACCGCTTTAGAAGACCTGGCTGTTCCTTATGAAGGAATTACCGGATCTTATACCAAGCCTTTTTCTAGCACTGATCATGAAGCTGTGAAAGAAGCGAATGTTATGCTTGGCATGGTAAAAGACGGCATCGTGGTGGATTCAACAACTCAGAAAAAGTAG
- a CDS encoding MAPEG family protein, with amino-acid sequence MSTNVQIIFPMCAMFLLVLLVLGKMFLGRVTAVRSGSVKLSFYRTLQGQEPEQSIQAVRHFANLFEAPVLFYVACILGLILPVQSIIFVILAWLYVMARAVHAFIHLGKNDVIKRMRAYGFGWLALIGMWLMITAKAIHIATLT; translated from the coding sequence ATGTCAACGAACGTACAAATTATCTTTCCAATGTGTGCCATGTTTTTATTGGTCTTGTTAGTTTTGGGAAAAATGTTTTTGGGAAGAGTGACGGCAGTTCGCTCTGGCTCAGTAAAACTAAGTTTTTACCGCACACTTCAGGGACAGGAACCAGAGCAATCTATTCAGGCCGTGCGCCATTTTGCGAATCTTTTCGAAGCCCCGGTGCTTTTCTATGTTGCTTGCATTCTCGGCTTAATTTTACCGGTGCAAAGTATCATCTTTGTGATTTTAGCGTGGCTGTATGTCATGGCACGCGCGGTTCATGCATTTATTCACTTAGGAAAAAACGACGTTATCAAACGCATGCGTGCTTATGGCTTCGGATGGTTGGCTCTAATAGGGATGTGGCTCATGATCACAGCAAAGGCGATCCATATTGCCACTTTGACTTAG
- a CDS encoding 2-oxo acid dehydrogenase subunit E2 — protein sequence MKTKMTLSKGGSAFRKIAMGSWHKAGDPTVYGLLEIDMTKALEYMKAQEAATGLKLSISHLVGKAAATAMKERPEINGMIRNNRIYLRETVDIFYQVNIPGNPEDPVGKATLTGVVVREAEKLSVSQIAQELAAKSKAIKGGEQSELTKSLDAMKWVPWGFMRTLLNLTSFLNYDLGINLTWAGMPRDAFGSIMITNIGGMGADTAWAPLVSYSKVPILLTVGQIKQRAWVTETGSVEARPVARIGVTFDHRFMDGTHAAALQKIFEKCFAEPEKYFGEVSALSYPKLSSFALKMA from the coding sequence ATGAAAACAAAAATGACACTCTCTAAAGGTGGATCCGCGTTCCGTAAAATCGCTATGGGCTCCTGGCATAAAGCTGGGGACCCGACAGTTTACGGACTGTTGGAAATTGATATGACCAAAGCTCTTGAGTATATGAAAGCTCAGGAAGCGGCGACTGGTTTGAAACTTTCCATTTCTCATTTGGTAGGCAAAGCCGCAGCCACGGCGATGAAAGAGCGTCCTGAAATTAATGGGATGATTCGCAATAATCGCATCTATCTGCGCGAAACCGTCGACATTTTTTATCAAGTGAATATTCCGGGTAATCCTGAAGATCCAGTGGGAAAAGCCACTCTGACAGGAGTGGTGGTGCGAGAAGCAGAAAAGCTCTCTGTTTCACAGATCGCACAGGAACTTGCTGCTAAGTCTAAAGCCATTAAAGGTGGCGAGCAAAGTGAGTTGACGAAATCACTTGATGCTATGAAATGGGTTCCGTGGGGATTCATGCGCACACTTTTGAATCTGACATCATTTTTGAACTATGATTTGGGGATCAATCTGACGTGGGCAGGAATGCCAAGGGATGCATTTGGTTCCATCATGATCACAAACATCGGTGGTATGGGCGCTGACACGGCGTGGGCACCACTGGTTTCTTACTCCAAAGTTCCAATTCTTTTGACTGTCGGTCAAATCAAGCAACGTGCTTGGGTTACCGAAACGGGATCGGTAGAAGCCCGTCCAGTGGCTCGTATCGGTGTAACCTTTGATCATCGCTTTATGGATGGAACGCATGCGGCGGCTTTGCAAAAGATATTTGAAAAGTGTTTTGCGGAACCAGAAAAGTACTTTGGTGAAGTCTCTGCTTTGTCTTATCCGAAGCTTTCGTCTTTTGCCTTAAAAATGGCGTAG
- a CDS encoding ATP-binding protein yields MRNHHIKLPKILAFSGLITLAALALIIFYSTQNLLDSSAWRRHTYVVISEIRGLKTAMEEAKVSLTSVYINPYMSFDAFTKAEQNLQRNLVTVSELVADNKYQSRRIQKITTLLNAKLATWKNFATNLHNHSKTISTEEFRSMLASTNTDEVNRTFAEMESEEQNLLIRRDARFEKDFQKTSAVVVFGVALAFLLFFFSTSLLQRQIVLRKKIELALEEARTKAQEASTLKTSFLANMSHEIRTPLNGIIGMTKLLEQTPMNARQIDYLDTIKISSTSLLALINDILDLSKIESGKFQLEETNFELSSLIKSAVSIVNYSAKLKNLEIKTEIDSTVPEFLTGDPLRLRQVLLNLINNAIKFSEHGLIKVRVTHKGPDIHGSPHLLFEIIDQGVGFDTETRSKLFQNFSQGDSSMTRKYGGTGLGLAISKQIVEMMKGSIDVDSVKGIGSRFYFDVNLGLPQTDAAIQKISNLKPVAPLQGHILIAEDNLVNQKVVSEMLSTMGCTSRVVENGNAAIAALLSEKFDMVLMDAQMPIMDGYEATRQIRKGQAGEDNKNIPILATTANAIKGDIELCLEAGMNDYISKPISYNDLAFKISKWIGRGFNVIDPASMDSLRQDETKNGHSLLKEVVDIFNEDSPTLVAKMREAIRDKHYEKAPALAHNLKSSAAVLGAIRLKDLAERIETLDLKSTNEQQLTLLVDSLEKELRLVQEYLGKNIRHEYPPPPL; encoded by the coding sequence ATGCGAAATCATCATATTAAACTTCCCAAGATTCTCGCTTTCAGCGGGCTTATTACTTTAGCCGCATTGGCTCTGATTATATTCTATAGCACGCAAAATCTTTTGGACTCCTCAGCGTGGCGTCGACACACATACGTAGTAATATCTGAGATTCGTGGATTGAAAACTGCGATGGAGGAAGCGAAAGTCTCATTGACGTCTGTCTATATAAATCCCTACATGTCATTTGATGCGTTTACGAAGGCCGAACAAAATCTGCAAAGAAATCTTGTTACTGTGTCAGAACTCGTTGCGGATAATAAGTATCAAAGCCGACGTATTCAAAAAATCACGACTCTATTAAATGCCAAATTGGCAACCTGGAAGAATTTCGCAACAAATCTGCACAACCACAGTAAGACTATATCTACAGAAGAGTTCCGCTCAATGTTAGCTTCAACAAATACAGATGAGGTCAATCGTACTTTCGCGGAAATGGAATCCGAAGAACAAAATCTCCTGATCCGTAGAGACGCACGCTTTGAGAAGGACTTTCAAAAAACTTCTGCCGTCGTCGTCTTTGGAGTCGCACTGGCATTTCTATTATTCTTTTTTTCGACCAGCCTTTTACAACGGCAGATTGTTCTTCGCAAAAAAATAGAACTGGCACTTGAAGAAGCTCGCACCAAAGCACAGGAAGCTTCAACACTGAAAACCAGCTTCCTGGCGAACATGAGCCACGAAATTCGCACTCCTTTAAACGGTATTATTGGCATGACCAAATTACTGGAGCAAACGCCAATGAATGCCCGACAAATTGATTATCTGGACACGATTAAAATATCCTCTACCTCTCTTCTGGCACTAATTAATGACATTCTGGACCTCTCCAAAATTGAATCTGGCAAATTTCAACTGGAAGAAACTAACTTTGAACTTTCATCTTTGATTAAAAGCGCTGTTTCCATCGTCAATTACTCGGCCAAACTAAAGAATTTAGAAATTAAGACGGAAATCGATTCCACCGTGCCCGAATTCCTGACGGGAGATCCACTGCGCTTGCGCCAGGTACTTTTAAATCTGATTAACAACGCGATCAAATTCTCCGAACACGGACTAATAAAGGTGCGCGTAACTCACAAGGGTCCCGATATCCACGGCTCCCCTCATCTACTTTTCGAGATTATCGATCAAGGCGTGGGCTTTGACACCGAGACCCGCTCAAAATTATTCCAGAACTTTTCCCAAGGTGATAGTTCCATGACACGCAAATATGGTGGGACGGGACTGGGGTTAGCTATTTCCAAGCAAATTGTAGAGATGATGAAGGGATCGATAGACGTTGATAGCGTTAAAGGCATTGGATCACGTTTTTATTTCGACGTGAATTTGGGACTTCCTCAAACGGATGCAGCCATTCAGAAGATTTCAAATTTGAAACCGGTCGCTCCCCTTCAAGGGCATATTCTGATTGCTGAAGATAACTTGGTAAACCAAAAAGTCGTCTCTGAAATGCTTTCAACCATGGGCTGCACCAGTCGGGTGGTGGAAAATGGAAATGCAGCGATCGCAGCGTTACTCAGCGAAAAATTCGATATGGTTTTGATGGACGCGCAAATGCCGATCATGGATGGGTACGAAGCCACTCGTCAGATCCGCAAGGGGCAAGCTGGTGAAGATAACAAAAATATTCCCATTCTCGCGACAACGGCCAATGCTATTAAAGGCGACATAGAACTTTGCCTGGAAGCTGGCATGAACGATTATATCAGCAAGCCCATCTCCTATAACGACCTGGCGTTCAAGATCAGCAAATGGATAGGACGGGGGTTCAACGTCATTGATCCCGCCAGCATGGATTCACTAAGACAAGACGAAACTAAAAATGGACATTCTTTGCTGAAAGAAGTTGTCGACATTTTTAACGAGGACAGTCCAACATTGGTGGCAAAAATGCGCGAAGCTATTCGCGATAAACACTATGAAAAAGCACCCGCCCTTGCCCACAATCTGAAATCCTCAGCGGCGGTACTCGGGGCCATACGATTAAAAGACTTGGCTGAAAGAATAGAGACTCTGGATTTAAAATCCACCAACGAACAACAACTCACGCTGTTGGTGGACTCTTTAGAAAAGGAACTCCGACTGGTTCAGGAATATCTGGGCAAAAACATTCGCCACGAATATCCCCCACCACCTCTTTAG
- a CDS encoding branched-chain amino acid ABC transporter permease yields MSEIMQILISGIIQGVIYALIAYGYNLTFSTSKTINFSLGNVIMLGGVVGFSLYVDRATGQLLGYPYLFPIVGVLVTGVIAGWMVHRFAVAPALKMKSEYTWVLATLAMGIIFKNAVEQIWSTGDYRFPSPLGDDPIRILGAGVYPQEIMAVIVATVIVFSIELFRRKTIYGKAIQAVSEDKDTASLMGIPQEQVVKVSFMMSACIATIGGLMVAPWTFVSATMGSSLGTKAYVVAIIAGLESGFGLIWGGLILGISEFFTARYISSGYKELPGFIILILVILIKPSGLFGKKSIKKV; encoded by the coding sequence GTGTCAGAGATCATGCAGATTCTGATTTCGGGTATTATTCAGGGCGTGATTTATGCGCTGATTGCCTATGGTTATAATCTGACGTTCTCAACTTCGAAAACCATCAACTTCTCCCTTGGCAATGTCATTATGCTCGGGGGAGTGGTGGGTTTTTCCCTTTATGTCGATAGAGCCACAGGACAACTGTTGGGTTATCCCTATCTATTTCCCATCGTCGGAGTTTTAGTCACGGGCGTTATTGCCGGGTGGATGGTGCATCGCTTTGCCGTAGCGCCAGCCTTAAAAATGAAATCTGAATATACCTGGGTGCTGGCAACATTGGCGATGGGTATTATCTTTAAAAATGCAGTCGAACAAATCTGGTCCACGGGCGACTATCGTTTTCCTTCTCCCTTGGGGGATGATCCCATCCGTATTTTAGGAGCGGGTGTTTACCCACAGGAGATCATGGCAGTTATTGTTGCCACTGTGATTGTTTTTTCTATCGAACTTTTCCGCAGAAAAACTATTTATGGAAAAGCCATTCAAGCTGTCAGTGAAGATAAAGATACCGCCAGCCTGATGGGGATTCCTCAAGAACAAGTCGTGAAGGTTTCCTTTATGATGAGTGCTTGTATCGCCACGATCGGGGGCCTGATGGTGGCACCCTGGACATTTGTATCTGCCACGATGGGATCATCGCTTGGTACAAAAGCCTATGTCGTGGCCATTATCGCAGGATTGGAATCAGGTTTCGGTTTAATCTGGGGAGGATTGATCTTAGGAATCTCAGAGTTCTTCACGGCTCGATATATTTCCTCGGGATATAAGGAACTTCCTGGTTTTATAATTTTGATTTTAGTCATCCTGATAAAGCCCAGCGGTCTGTTTGGGAAAAAATCGATCAAGAAGGTTTAA
- a CDS encoding YceI family protein — MMKTFVTAMILVFAVSGAQAKSKGKAAKADATKTEAYKIDTKESTVAWKGTKKAGSSHNGHISVKDGEVQVDSKGQITTGQVNIDMTTITNEDLKDAEYNKKLVGHLASNDFFDTAKFPVTTFKVLSVTPVSKDQVTVKGELTMIGKTNPIEFPAKVTVDKGVVTGEATVKVDRTKWGLKYGSGNFFKELTADKIISDEFEMNLKLVAKK, encoded by the coding sequence ATGATGAAGACATTTGTAACGGCAATGATTTTGGTTTTTGCGGTATCTGGCGCTCAAGCGAAATCTAAAGGTAAAGCAGCGAAGGCAGACGCAACTAAAACAGAAGCTTACAAAATCGATACTAAAGAGAGCACAGTTGCATGGAAAGGCACTAAAAAAGCTGGTTCTTCTCACAACGGTCATATCTCTGTAAAAGATGGTGAAGTTCAAGTTGATAGCAAAGGCCAAATCACAACTGGTCAAGTGAACATCGACATGACGACAATCACAAATGAAGATTTGAAAGATGCTGAATACAACAAGAAACTTGTTGGTCACTTGGCAAGCAACGACTTCTTTGACACAGCAAAATTCCCAGTAACGACATTCAAAGTTCTTAGCGTAACACCTGTCTCCAAAGACCAAGTGACTGTCAAAGGTGAACTGACGATGATTGGTAAAACAAATCCGATCGAATTCCCCGCAAAAGTAACTGTTGATAAAGGTGTTGTAACTGGCGAAGCGACTGTAAAAGTTGACCGCACTAAATGGGGTCTTAAATATGGCTCTGGCAACTTCTTCAAAGAGTTGACTGCAGACAAAATCATCAGTGACGAATTCGAAATGAATTTGAAACTTGTCGCTAAAAAATAG
- a CDS encoding ATP-binding cassette domain-containing protein gives MKKQSWKWATYILCLLPLLLPSLVENEYYVHGILGRIIVYTILVAALDLVTGYIGDISIGHAGLFAVGAYTMAILNSTAAANQGSTIQVFYEWPYWLSLVTAIVVTAAFGFALGFPSLKASGPYLAVTTIAYGSIIYTIINEQEALTNGTKGIQMVPLKLAGFSLAGNNFIYLIYPCLLLVMFLKRNLAKSFWGRAFEAIKYSSIAAESCGISRSRFKISAFVLSAAIAGLAGALFTHLDNYVAPNTFTLDFSILALMALIFGGVRSVLGNFIGMALVVILPDVFTWFKDWRLMVFGILLLLALFYLPNGLAGWIRGYFEKWFPALRNDYDLDKIKEKAAAQNLQFHTVSDGGPIPLRLEGLEMRFGGLIAVNRLEMKIAPGTIRGLMGPNGSGKSTTVNLITGLYQPTAGQVYIFDKPSNSVKPHRRAYLGVARTFQNLQLFSDLTVLENVLVGLHKHYRSSLPAVLVGMPQVRREEDKFVVEAYRWLEFVGLEHLALEKAKNLAYGQARRLEIARALALQPKILLLDEPAAGLTSGEIQEFNKIIRKVKEAGLAILLIEHHMEMMMQISDEITVLDFGKKIAEGSPKEVQSNPQVIEAYLGAEGAQHA, from the coding sequence GTGAAGAAGCAATCGTGGAAATGGGCCACATACATTTTGTGTTTGCTTCCCTTGTTATTACCCTCGTTAGTGGAAAACGAATACTACGTTCACGGAATTTTAGGACGCATTATTGTTTATACTATTCTGGTGGCCGCTTTGGATCTAGTCACAGGTTATATCGGTGATATCTCAATTGGGCATGCGGGGCTTTTTGCTGTGGGTGCTTATACCATGGCCATTCTGAACTCTACAGCCGCCGCAAATCAGGGAAGTACGATTCAGGTTTTTTATGAATGGCCTTATTGGTTGTCCTTGGTGACAGCCATTGTGGTGACGGCGGCCTTTGGGTTTGCCTTAGGCTTTCCATCTTTAAAAGCATCGGGTCCTTATTTGGCTGTTACCACGATTGCCTACGGAAGTATCATCTATACTATTATAAATGAACAAGAAGCTCTTACTAACGGTACTAAAGGAATTCAGATGGTGCCGTTAAAGCTTGCGGGCTTTTCACTGGCTGGAAATAATTTTATTTATCTGATTTATCCCTGTTTACTTCTGGTGATGTTTCTGAAAAGAAATTTGGCGAAAAGCTTCTGGGGCCGGGCTTTTGAAGCGATTAAGTATTCCAGTATCGCCGCTGAAAGTTGTGGGATTTCTCGCTCGCGCTTTAAAATTTCTGCTTTCGTTTTGTCCGCAGCTATTGCGGGCTTGGCGGGAGCTCTATTTACTCATCTGGATAATTACGTGGCGCCGAATACCTTTACGTTGGATTTTTCAATTCTGGCGCTGATGGCTTTGATCTTTGGTGGTGTTCGATCTGTTTTGGGAAACTTTATCGGGATGGCACTGGTGGTGATCCTGCCGGACGTCTTTACGTGGTTCAAAGACTGGCGATTGATGGTGTTTGGTATTCTGCTTTTGCTGGCTTTATTTTATCTGCCAAATGGGTTGGCGGGTTGGATACGTGGGTACTTTGAAAAATGGTTTCCGGCTTTGCGAAACGATTATGATCTGGACAAGATCAAAGAGAAGGCCGCTGCTCAAAATCTTCAGTTTCACACAGTTTCCGATGGCGGTCCGATTCCTTTACGTCTTGAAGGATTGGAAATGCGCTTCGGCGGATTGATCGCGGTAAATCGATTAGAAATGAAAATTGCACCGGGCACGATTCGCGGATTAATGGGCCCTAACGGTTCGGGAAAATCTACAACTGTGAATTTGATCACAGGGCTTTATCAGCCCACTGCGGGGCAAGTATACATCTTTGATAAACCTTCAAACAGTGTAAAGCCGCATCGTCGGGCGTATCTGGGAGTGGCACGCACTTTTCAGAATCTGCAGCTCTTTTCTGATCTTACGGTGCTGGAAAATGTTTTGGTGGGTTTACACAAACATTATCGTTCGTCTTTGCCCGCTGTGCTGGTGGGAATGCCCCAAGTAAGACGGGAAGAGGATAAGTTTGTGGTGGAAGCTTATAGGTGGTTGGAGTTTGTAGGACTTGAACATTTGGCATTGGAAAAAGCCAAGAACTTAGCCTATGGACAGGCAAGACGATTGGAAATTGCACGGGCTCTGGCTTTGCAGCCTAAGATTTTATTGCTGGATGAACCAGCTGCTGGACTGACTTCCGGAGAGATTCAGGAATTCAACAAAATCATTCGTAAAGTCAAAGAAGCGGGCCTTGCGATTCTTTTGATCGAACATCATATGGAAATGATGATGCAGATATCAGATGAAATCACTGTTTTGGATTTCGGTAAAAAAATTGCCGAGGGTTCTCCTAAAGAAGTGCAAAGCAATCCTCAAGTGATTGAAGCCTATTTGGGCGCGGAAGGGGCACAGCATGCTTGA
- a CDS encoding flagellin, with product MGMRIQTNIAAINAQRNLVGSQRIMNDSMAKLASGSRINKAADDAAGLAISETMKGQIRSAAMAQRNANDGISMIQTAEGGLNEISNIIIRLRELGIQAGSDTIGEKERGMLNKEVVQLRDEIQRIAKTTNWGTTKLLDGSAPAFDFQVGINNDPKNDRITFEAGRGAATLDALGLDGLSYDTKEGAQNALSRLDDAQLAVNGTRAYMGALQNRLTSAADNLGVMQENLSAANSRIRDTDIAAASSEMTRNSILLQAGTSVLSQANQSSQLALKLIG from the coding sequence ATGGGTATGAGAATTCAAACAAACATTGCAGCAATCAATGCACAGCGGAATCTGGTTGGTTCACAAAGAATCATGAACGATTCGATGGCAAAACTTGCTTCGGGAAGTCGTATTAACAAAGCCGCGGATGATGCCGCAGGTTTGGCGATTTCCGAAACGATGAAAGGTCAAATTCGCTCCGCAGCGATGGCTCAAAGAAATGCGAATGATGGTATATCCATGATTCAGACCGCTGAAGGTGGTTTGAATGAAATTAGCAATATCATTATCCGTTTGCGTGAACTTGGTATCCAAGCTGGCTCCGACACCATTGGTGAAAAGGAGCGCGGGATGTTGAATAAGGAAGTCGTGCAGCTTCGAGATGAGATCCAGCGTATTGCTAAAACGACGAATTGGGGTACGACGAAACTTTTAGATGGATCTGCGCCAGCCTTTGATTTTCAAGTAGGTATTAATAATGATCCTAAAAACGATCGCATCACTTTTGAAGCGGGTCGTGGTGCTGCGACTTTAGATGCCTTGGGATTAGACGGCCTTTCCTATGACACCAAAGAGGGCGCACAAAATGCGCTCAGCCGCCTGGACGATGCTCAGTTGGCGGTGAACGGAACTCGTGCCTATATGGGTGCGTTACAAAATAGACTGACGTCGGCTGCGGATAACTTAGGCGTGATGCAAGAGAATCTGTCTGCGGCGAACAGTCGTATCCGTGATACTGATATTGCTGCAGCTTCGAGTGAAATGACTCGAAATAGTATTTTACTTCAGGCGGGGACTTCTGTTTTAAGTCAGGCCAATCAGTCATCTCAATTGGCCTTGAAACTTATCGGCTAA
- a CDS encoding 4a-hydroxytetrahydrobiopterin dehydratase: protein MIDSAELLKKKSRNVKKGLSGTEIDEYLAAMKGWSYEDNHIVKAYSFKNYHETLAFVNALAFVVNAENHHPDLLVSFNRCVVMFNTHSVGGVSENDFICAAKIDAMASHNYAPVAH, encoded by the coding sequence ATGATTGATTCAGCAGAGCTTCTAAAAAAGAAATCTCGTAACGTAAAAAAAGGCCTTTCGGGAACTGAGATCGATGAATACTTGGCTGCGATGAAGGGGTGGTCCTATGAGGACAACCACATTGTAAAAGCCTACTCTTTCAAAAACTATCACGAGACTTTGGCGTTTGTGAATGCGTTGGCTTTTGTTGTGAATGCTGAGAACCATCATCCAGATCTTTTGGTCTCATTCAATCGCTGCGTGGTGATGTTCAATACCCATTCCGTCGGCGGTGTTTCGGAAAACGATTTCATTTGCGCCGCAAAGATTGACGCAATGGCATCTCACAATTATGCGCCGGTCGCTCACTAG